The Methanosphaera stadtmanae DSM 3091 genome includes a window with the following:
- a CDS encoding 50S ribosomal protein L18e, which yields MKLSKTNPNTINLIKSLTKQASAENAPIWKAVANDLKRANRKNKEVNVYHIDECTADDETILVPGKVLGEGNITHNVTVAAFKFSKEAENKIEAAGGKCLTIKDLMAENPKGSNVKIIK from the coding sequence ATGAAATTATCAAAAACTAACCCAAACACAATAAACTTAATAAAATCCCTCACTAAACAAGCATCTGCAGAAAATGCTCCTATATGGAAAGCTGTTGCTAACGATCTTAAAAGAGCTAATAGAAAAAACAAAGAAGTAAATGTTTACCATATAGATGAATGTACTGCTGATGATGAAACTATACTTGTACCTGGAAAAGTTTTAGGTGAAGGAAACATAACACATAACGTAACTGTAGCTGCATTTAAATTTTCAAAAGAAGCAGAAAATAAAATAGAAGCTGCAGGTGGAAAATGCCTAACAATCAAAGATCTAATGGCTGAAAATCCAAAAGGATCCAATGTTAAAATAATAAAGTAG
- a CDS encoding 4Fe-4S binding protein, translating to MIININYEDCRGIDCLDCLDICPMNVFDTVDDVLIIKKLDNCCGCQVCVDVCPNNAISIEY from the coding sequence ATGATTATTAATATTAACTACGAAGATTGTAGGGGAATTGATTGTTTAGATTGTTTAGATATATGTCCCATGAATGTATTTGACACTGTGGATGATGTATTAATTATTAAAAAATTAGACAATTGTTGTGGATGTCAAGTATGTGTTGATGTATGTCCAAATAATGCTATAAGTATTGAATATTAA
- a CDS encoding geranylgeranyl reductase family protein — MLKTDVVVIGAGPAGSMAAKHAALGGANVVLIDKKSEIGTPKRCAEGVYDEGFKWLNIEPDERWIAQRIYGATLHSPDGNSFTVTSEDVPVQGFILERKVFDKHMAMDAARAGAKIMIKTLVTDIKRNENGFILSCDSIEGTIEVEAKIAICADGPESIMAKKLGINSTTPQNMMSCAQFEMCNVDYNDDEKIEFYLGQDVALKGYAWIFPKGNGVANVGLGVTGNTDKTAYEYIMDFIEKCPATKNAQPIEMNIGGDPINGLIEKIYDDNLLICGDAAGQVNPIEGGGIIEGMLGGMAAGDVAAKAIKEENYSKERLHEYYEKYSELSFNLIETLPAARDIVYSFTDDEYNKIISVANTIDLKNISKRDVLKVVFKLPPTLTTKLIKLLKIVFPKQMKSILF, encoded by the coding sequence ATGCTAAAAACAGATGTAGTAGTTATTGGAGCAGGTCCTGCAGGATCTATGGCAGCAAAACATGCAGCACTAGGAGGGGCAAATGTAGTTTTAATAGACAAGAAATCAGAAATTGGAACTCCAAAAAGATGTGCAGAAGGTGTGTATGATGAAGGATTTAAATGGCTAAATATAGAACCTGATGAAAGATGGATAGCACAGCGTATATATGGTGCAACACTACACTCACCAGATGGAAATAGTTTTACAGTAACATCAGAAGATGTACCAGTACAAGGATTTATACTAGAGAGAAAAGTATTTGATAAACACATGGCAATGGATGCAGCACGTGCTGGTGCAAAGATAATGATAAAAACATTAGTAACTGATATTAAAAGAAATGAAAATGGATTCATACTATCATGTGATTCAATTGAAGGCACAATTGAAGTAGAAGCAAAAATAGCAATCTGTGCAGATGGACCAGAATCAATAATGGCAAAAAAATTAGGAATTAATTCAACAACACCACAAAACATGATGTCCTGTGCACAATTTGAAATGTGTAATGTAGATTATAATGATGATGAAAAAATAGAATTCTACCTAGGACAAGATGTTGCTCTTAAAGGATATGCATGGATATTTCCAAAGGGAAATGGTGTTGCAAATGTAGGTCTTGGAGTTACAGGCAATACTGATAAAACAGCATATGAATATATAATGGATTTTATAGAAAAATGTCCTGCCACAAAGAATGCTCAACCAATAGAAATGAATATAGGTGGAGATCCTATAAATGGACTTATTGAAAAAATATACGATGATAATCTATTAATATGTGGAGATGCTGCAGGTCAAGTAAATCCAATAGAAGGAGGAGGAATTATTGAAGGAATGCTTGGTGGTATGGCTGCTGGAGATGTGGCAGCAAAGGCTATTAAAGAAGAAAATTATTCAAAAGAAAGACTTCATGAATACTATGAAAAATACAGTGAACTTTCATTTAATTTAATAGAAACACTACCTGCTGCAAGAGATATTGTTTATTCATTTACTGATGATGAATATAATAAAATAATAAGTGTAGCAAATACTATAGATTTAAAAAATATATCAAAACGTGATGTATTAAAAGTAGTATTTAAACTTCCACCAACACTAACAACAAAATTAATTAAATTACTTAAAATTGTATTTCCAAAACAAATGAAAAGTATATTGTTTTAG
- a CDS encoding DNA-directed RNA polymerase subunit D, with protein sequence MNIEIREKDDERAVFVVEGVDDTFINTIRRICLVEIPTLAIEDVNIYKNDAKMFDEVLAHRLGLIPIVTDLDSYVMPSECDCESGCQHCRVSFLLKEKCEEGNDSKIVYSKDLKSDDPAVKPVYDTIPIVRLREGEEVELEAIAELGLGSEHAKWQATTTCGYKYYPKIEIDTEKVNDLEEYVEECPRNVLQIEDDTLVVGNIENCSTCRTCQRLSEKDDNAIVVDFEESKYIFKIETDGSLKPFDVLTIACDILSEKADNIINFVNEEE encoded by the coding sequence ATGAATATAGAAATTAGAGAAAAGGATGATGAAAGAGCTGTATTCGTAGTTGAAGGTGTAGATGATACATTCATAAACACAATTAGACGAATATGTCTTGTAGAAATTCCTACATTGGCAATTGAAGATGTAAACATTTATAAAAACGATGCAAAAATGTTTGATGAAGTGTTAGCTCATAGATTAGGATTAATTCCAATAGTAACTGATTTGGATTCATATGTAATGCCATCAGAATGTGATTGTGAGTCTGGTTGTCAACATTGTAGAGTTTCATTTCTTTTAAAAGAAAAATGTGAAGAAGGTAATGATTCTAAAATAGTATATTCAAAAGATCTTAAATCAGACGACCCAGCTGTAAAACCAGTTTATGATACAATACCAATAGTAAGACTTCGTGAAGGCGAAGAAGTAGAATTAGAAGCTATAGCAGAACTTGGATTAGGATCTGAGCATGCAAAATGGCAGGCAACAACAACATGTGGATATAAATACTATCCAAAAATAGAAATTGACACTGAAAAAGTCAATGACTTAGAAGAATATGTTGAAGAATGTCCAAGAAATGTATTACAAATAGAAGATGATACATTAGTAGTAGGGAATATTGAAAATTGTTCTACATGTAGAACCTGTCAAAGATTATCAGAAAAGGATGATAATGCAATAGTAGTAGATTTTGAAGAATCAAAATACATCTTTAAAATTGAAACAGATGGATCACTAAAACCATTTGATGTTCTAACAATAGCTTGTGATATACTATCAGAAAAAGCAGATAATATCATAAATTTTGTGAATGAGGAGGAATAG
- a CDS encoding 30S ribosomal protein S9, which translates to MSKVVHTSGKRKTAIARGTVKEGTGRVKVNRKPVELYEPELARLKIFEPLELAGDIVNSVDINVRVVGGGIMGQAEAARMVIAKGLVEYTGDMNLKDRYVQYDRTMLVGDPRRSESKKFGGPGARARKQKSYR; encoded by the coding sequence ATGAGTAAAGTAGTACACACTAGTGGGAAAAGAAAAACTGCAATTGCTAGAGGTACAGTTAAAGAAGGTACTGGAAGAGTTAAAGTAAATCGTAAACCAGTTGAATTATACGAACCTGAATTAGCAAGATTAAAAATATTTGAACCATTAGAATTAGCAGGAGATATAGTAAATTCTGTAGATATCAATGTAAGAGTTGTTGGTGGAGGAATTATGGGTCAAGCTGAAGCAGCACGTATGGTTATTGCTAAAGGTTTAGTAGAATACACTGGTGATATGAATCTTAAAGATAGATATGTACAATACGACAGAACAATGTTAGTAGGAGATCCACGTCGTTCAGAATCTAAAAAATTCGGTGGACCAGGTGCAAGAGCAAGAAAACAAAAAAGTTACAGGTAA
- the eno gene encoding phosphopyruvate hydratase: MDSVIEDVRLRKIIDSRGNPTVEADVLTWNGFGRAAAPSGASTGINEVTSFPDGGVDQVITDVEDLISSEIIGMEAEDIREIDNVLKEIDGTDNFSTIGGNTAVAVSMATAKAAASSYNLPLYKFLGGIMPTQIPFPLGNMINGGAHAGTNAPDIQEFLVIPVGASNITEAITTNINVHRRIKAKIQEKDKTFTGGKGDEGGWAPNLTNEEALEIQFTSCEEVSDETGVLVKPGLDVASSEFWNEKEQKYVYEREGTSRTVEEQIDYIADLIDTYKFFYVEDPIQENDFEAFAELTSKSGKDCLICGDDLFVTNAEILAKGIEAHAGNSLIIKPNQIGTLTDTYNTIKLAKANKYVPVVSHRSGETTDETIAHLAVAFNAPIIKTGAAGGERIAKLNELVRIEEELLNPSMADL, from the coding sequence ATGGATAGTGTAATCGAAGACGTACGTTTAAGAAAAATTATAGATAGTAGAGGAAATCCAACTGTTGAAGCAGATGTTTTAACATGGAATGGATTCGGAAGAGCAGCAGCACCTAGTGGAGCTAGTACAGGAATCAACGAAGTAACATCATTTCCTGATGGTGGAGTAGACCAAGTAATAACTGATGTTGAAGATTTAATTTCATCTGAAATCATTGGAATGGAAGCAGAAGATATTAGGGAAATTGATAATGTATTAAAAGAAATTGATGGAACTGATAATTTCTCAACAATTGGTGGAAATACAGCAGTAGCAGTATCTATGGCAACTGCAAAAGCAGCAGCATCAAGTTATAATCTTCCTTTATACAAGTTTTTAGGAGGAATAATGCCTACACAAATACCATTCCCTCTTGGAAACATGATTAATGGTGGAGCTCATGCAGGAACTAATGCACCAGATATTCAAGAATTCCTTGTAATTCCTGTTGGTGCATCAAATATAACAGAAGCAATAACAACAAATATTAATGTTCACAGAAGAATCAAAGCTAAAATTCAGGAAAAAGATAAAACCTTTACTGGTGGTAAGGGAGATGAAGGTGGATGGGCACCTAACCTTACAAATGAAGAAGCTCTTGAAATTCAATTTACTTCCTGTGAAGAAGTTAGTGATGAAACAGGCGTACTTGTAAAACCTGGATTAGATGTTGCTTCTAGTGAATTCTGGAATGAAAAAGAACAAAAATATGTATATGAACGTGAAGGTACTTCAAGAACTGTTGAAGAACAAATTGATTACATCGCAGACTTAATTGATACATATAAATTCTTCTATGTAGAAGATCCAATTCAAGAAAATGATTTTGAAGCATTTGCTGAATTAACTAGCAAATCTGGAAAAGATTGTTTAATTTGTGGAGATGACCTATTTGTAACTAATGCTGAAATATTAGCTAAAGGTATTGAAGCTCATGCAGGTAATTCCTTAATTATAAAACCAAATCAAATAGGTACTTTAACAGATACATATAATACTATAAAATTAGCAAAAGCTAATAAATATGTACCAGTTGTATCACATAGATCTGGAGAAACAACCGATGAAACAATTGCACACTTAGCTGTAGCATTCAATGCACCTATTATAAAAACAGGAGCAGCTGGTGGAGAAAGAATTGCTAAACTTAATGAATTAGTTAGAATTGAAGAAGAATTATTAAATCCTTCAATGGCTGATTTATAA
- a CDS encoding 30S ribosomal protein S13 has protein sequence MAEQEFRHMVRITRKDVDGNSTIATALTEIRGIGKAFAIAICKVLDLDQDAQIGYIDDESVKQIEAVLENPQEFGIPEWFLNRRNDYETGETKHLIESDLNMTLRDDLNRMKMIRSYKGKRHEVGLPVRGQRTKSTFRHGSSVGVSRTRPTGN, from the coding sequence ATGGCTGAACAAGAATTTAGACATATGGTTCGTATAACTCGTAAAGACGTTGACGGAAATAGTACCATAGCTACAGCTTTAACTGAAATTAGAGGAATAGGTAAAGCTTTTGCTATAGCTATATGTAAAGTATTAGACTTAGATCAAGATGCTCAAATAGGTTACATTGATGATGAGTCTGTAAAACAAATAGAAGCTGTTCTTGAAAATCCTCAAGAATTTGGAATCCCTGAATGGTTCTTAAACAGAAGAAACGATTATGAAACAGGTGAAACTAAACATTTAATAGAATCTGACTTAAACATGACATTACGTGATGATTTAAACAGAATGAAAATGATTAGAAGTTACAAAGGTAAAAGACACGAAGTTGGTCTTCCTGTACGTGGTCAAAGAACTAAATCAACATTTAGACATGGATCTTCTGTTGGTGTAAGTAGAACAAGACCTACTGGTAATTAA
- a CDS encoding FlxA-like family protein has product MAKTVTIRVKDEEGWSAFLQKLESEHGTSKGHIGPTIEQFAKDYTNDNISDINPKEYNRLLMENKSLIEDNKNIQQELNDYKNSIQDNDNKSKEQLQQLEHENKILSEKLISIQTNHEDMEARYEKTSHENKDYNNEITNLKKQISNLEKENKILDTGNANYEKTIKQLQQQIDNLNTSIDRLESENTRQKKEITTSRNDYKHSVEVSNKLQRDLNGLHDEKNKFMFLVGQIQSMSLMDRMLKKYPKEVRELNPYNGEK; this is encoded by the coding sequence ATGGCAAAAACTGTTACAATAAGAGTTAAAGATGAAGAAGGTTGGAGTGCATTTCTTCAAAAATTAGAATCAGAACATGGAACATCCAAGGGACATATAGGTCCAACTATTGAACAATTTGCTAAAGATTATACTAACGATAATATATCAGATATAAATCCAAAGGAATATAACAGACTACTTATGGAAAATAAGTCATTAATTGAAGATAATAAAAATATTCAACAAGAATTAAATGACTATAAAAATTCAATTCAAGACAATGATAACAAATCAAAGGAACAATTACAACAACTAGAACATGAAAATAAAATCTTATCTGAAAAACTCATAAGTATCCAAACAAATCATGAAGATATGGAAGCAAGATATGAGAAAACATCCCATGAAAACAAGGATTATAATAATGAAATAACTAACCTTAAAAAACAGATAAGTAACCTAGAAAAGGAAAATAAAATTCTTGATACTGGTAATGCTAATTATGAAAAAACCATAAAACAATTACAACAACAAATAGATAATCTTAACACATCTATAGATAGATTAGAAAGTGAAAATACAAGACAGAAAAAGGAAATTACCACAAGTCGTAATGATTATAAACATTCAGTTGAAGTAAGTAACAAACTTCAAAGGGACTTAAATGGACTTCATGATGAGAAAAATAAGTTCATGTTTCTTGTAGGTCAAATACAGAGTATGTCTCTAATGGATCGTATGCTGAAAAAATATCCTAAAGAGGTACGAGAATTAAATCCATATAATGGTGAGAAATAG
- the nudC gene encoding NAD(+) diphosphatase, which produces MIESSMYNDYKIDFSQDYRTDDKAYYFIINSKREVYLDDNHLFLTTLNKIDFNINYVLYIGTYKNKDAFVVSTSDDIEFIPLIEIYNIDPLLYQIATRAVLVNDWYSSYQYCGRCGTKTVLDKKDMMLLCPKCGQMHYTRIAPAIIVAINKNGKLLMARHSYYTKIRYALIAGFVEAGESIEDAVRREVKEEVGIDIKNIQYQKSQSWPFPNSLMLGFCADYDGGEIKVDGDEILEAKWFNKEDIDVPESNISIASWLINDFLKKH; this is translated from the coding sequence ATGATAGAAAGTTCAATGTATAATGATTATAAAATAGATTTTAGTCAAGATTATAGAACTGATGATAAAGCATATTACTTTATAATTAATTCTAAAAGAGAAGTATATTTAGATGATAATCATCTTTTTTTAACAACATTAAATAAAATAGATTTTAATATAAACTATGTACTATATATTGGTACATATAAAAACAAGGATGCATTTGTAGTTAGTACAAGTGATGATATAGAGTTTATACCCTTAATTGAGATTTATAATATAGATCCATTATTATATCAAATAGCAACACGTGCTGTTTTAGTAAATGATTGGTATAGTTCATATCAGTACTGTGGAAGATGTGGAACAAAAACAGTACTTGATAAAAAAGATATGATGCTTCTATGTCCTAAATGTGGACAGATGCATTATACACGTATAGCACCAGCAATTATTGTGGCTATAAATAAGAATGGAAAACTATTAATGGCACGACACAGTTACTATACAAAGATAAGATATGCATTAATTGCAGGATTTGTAGAGGCTGGTGAATCAATAGAAGATGCAGTTAGAAGGGAAGTAAAAGAGGAAGTTGGAATAGATATTAAGAATATACAATACCAAAAAAGTCAATCATGGCCATTTCCTAATTCACTTATGCTAGGTTTTTGTGCTGATTATGATGGTGGAGAAATAAAGGTTGATGGTGATGAAATATTAGAGGCTAAATGGTTTAATAAAGAGGATATTGATGTTCCAGAATCAAATATTAGTATAGCATCCTGGTTAATAAATGACTTTCTAAAAAAACATTAA
- a CDS encoding DNA-directed RNA polymerase subunit N: MLLVRCFTCGKVISASFDEFEKRTKAGENPNDVLDDLGITKYCCRRMFISHVDVW, translated from the coding sequence ATGTTACTCGTAAGATGTTTTACGTGTGGAAAAGTTATTTCAGCAAGTTTTGATGAATTCGAAAAAAGAACTAAGGCTGGAGAAAATCCAAATGATGTTCTTGATGATTTAGGAATTACAAAATATTGTTGTAGAAGAATGTTCATATCACACGTTGATGTATGGTAA
- a CDS encoding DNA-directed RNA polymerase subunit K: protein MQSRNNTRFERARLIGSRALQISMGANPLVEFTPDQDPIKIAIKEYEEGVIPLDAVVKDEYVD from the coding sequence ATGCAATCTAGAAATAATACACGATTTGAAAGAGCTAGATTAATTGGTTCAAGAGCTTTACAAATTTCAATGGGTGCAAATCCTTTGGTAGAATTTACACCAGACCAAGATCCAATTAAAATAGCTATAAAGGAATATGAAGAAGGTGTAATTCCATTAGATGCAGTAGTTAAAGATGAATATGTAGATTAA
- the rpsB gene encoding 30S ribosomal protein S2: MSELLIPLDKYLAAGLHIGTQQKTKDMEKYIYRVRADGLHVLDVKSSNDKIIVAAKLLSKYEPDDILVVSTRQYGQSPVKKFGEVTGTKTIPGRFIPGTLTNPQYAKFIEPKILVVTDPRSDSQAVIEAKQNGIPVVALCDTENLLCNVDVVIPVNNKGRKAIALVYWLLARQILRERGILSSDEEFDLEPTDFELKI, from the coding sequence ATGTCAGAATTATTAATACCATTAGATAAGTACCTTGCAGCAGGTTTACATATAGGTACTCAACAAAAAACTAAAGATATGGAAAAATATATTTACAGAGTAAGAGCAGATGGTCTTCATGTTTTAGATGTAAAAAGTAGTAATGATAAAATAATTGTAGCTGCTAAATTATTATCTAAATATGAACCTGATGATATTCTTGTAGTATCTACAAGACAATATGGTCAATCACCTGTTAAAAAATTTGGTGAAGTTACAGGTACAAAAACAATACCAGGTAGATTCATACCAGGTACCTTAACAAATCCACAATATGCTAAATTTATTGAACCAAAAATATTAGTTGTAACAGACCCAAGATCAGATTCTCAAGCTGTAATTGAAGCAAAACAAAATGGTATTCCTGTAGTTGCATTATGTGATACAGAAAACTTATTATGTAATGTTGATGTTGTTATTCCAGTAAATAACAAAGGAAGAAAAGCTATTGCTCTTGTATATTGGTTACTTGCTAGACAAATATTAAGAGAAAGAGGAATATTATCTTCTGATGAAGAATTTGATTTAGAACCAACAGACTTTGAATTAAAAATATAA
- a CDS encoding 50S ribosomal protein L13, which translates to MVTIIDGEGLVLGRLASTVSKRLLDGEEITIINAEKIIISGNKDFIYAKYKQRVDRASISNPRDLGPKYPRRPDDIFRRTVRGMIPYRKAHGRAAYKNLKVNVGIPKELEGQEVVEVEQAQPKNITKSMELGTVSKLLGAKF; encoded by the coding sequence ATGGTAACAATTATCGATGGAGAAGGACTTGTACTAGGAAGACTTGCAAGTACAGTTAGTAAAAGACTCTTAGATGGAGAAGAAATTACTATCATTAACGCTGAAAAAATTATTATATCTGGTAATAAAGACTTTATCTATGCAAAGTACAAACAACGAGTAGATAGGGCAAGTATCTCAAACCCAAGAGATTTAGGTCCAAAATATCCACGTAGACCAGATGATATATTCAGAAGAACAGTAAGAGGAATGATTCCATACAGAAAAGCTCATGGAAGAGCTGCTTACAAAAACTTAAAAGTTAATGTAGGTATTCCTAAAGAATTAGAAGGACAAGAAGTAGTTGAAGTAGAACAAGCACAACCTAAAAACATAACAAAAAGTATGGAATTAGGTACAGTATCAAAATTATTAGGTGCTAAATTTTAA
- a CDS encoding 30S ribosomal protein S4, translated as MGHPKKPRKQYDTPSHPWNADRIKEENRLANKYGLKNKKEIWKAESRVKRYRRDARIILGMDIDERADKEKELLDHLVRAGFISPNAKLEEVLDLNVEDILRRRLQSLVFKRGLSHTAKEARLFVVHGHITLNGKKINAPGHLVEKADEENIDFYPGSSVAKQFETQETEEVAAEEEPKDEE; from the coding sequence ATGGGACATCCAAAAAAACCACGAAAACAATATGATACACCATCCCACCCTTGGAATGCAGATCGTATCAAAGAAGAAAACAGATTAGCTAACAAATATGGATTAAAAAACAAAAAAGAAATTTGGAAAGCTGAATCTAGAGTAAAAAGATACCGAAGAGATGCTCGTATTATATTAGGTATGGATATAGATGAAAGAGCAGATAAAGAAAAAGAATTATTAGATCATCTCGTAAGAGCAGGTTTCATATCACCTAATGCTAAACTTGAAGAAGTATTAGATCTTAATGTAGAAGACATATTAAGAAGAAGATTACAAAGTTTAGTATTTAAAAGAGGTTTAAGTCACACTGCTAAAGAAGCAAGACTCTTTGTTGTACATGGTCACATTACCTTAAATGGTAAAAAAATTAATGCACCAGGACACTTAGTAGAAAAAGCAGATGAAGAAAATATTGATTTCTATCCAGGTTCATCAGTTGCAAAACAATTTGAAACACAAGAAACTGAAGAAGTAGCAGCAGAAGAAGAACCTAAAGATGAAGAATAA
- a CDS encoding RNA-guided pseudouridylation complex pseudouridine synthase subunit Cbf5, protein MTEYEYKCDVEVNYDYGCHPRNRTIEEHINKGIINIDKPSGPTSHEVDVWLKDIMHVDKTGHGGTLDPKVTGVLPVALNTATKSLSLLLLSPKEYVCLMRLHKPVDEEDIISILDEFTGKIYQIPPVKSAVKRELRVRTIYEVKLLEIRDNQDVLFRITCQSGTYIRKYCHDIGEALGCGAHMAELRRTMAGSFLEDDTLTTLQDVTDAYYFYKEDGDETLLRKLIQPMEHTTKYVKKIYVKDTAVDSICHGANLASSGVVKLDNQIHENNTVAVMTLKEELLAIGTCMYSTNDIINSDTKIIVDIQKVFILPNTYPKMWK, encoded by the coding sequence ATGACTGAATATGAATATAAATGTGATGTGGAAGTTAACTATGATTATGGATGTCATCCAAGAAATAGAACAATAGAGGAACATATTAATAAGGGAATTATTAACATTGATAAACCTTCAGGTCCTACCTCACATGAGGTTGATGTATGGTTAAAAGATATTATGCATGTTGATAAAACTGGTCATGGTGGGACACTCGATCCTAAGGTAACAGGTGTTTTACCTGTAGCATTAAATACTGCAACTAAATCATTATCACTTCTATTATTATCACCAAAGGAATATGTATGTCTTATGAGATTACATAAACCTGTGGATGAAGAGGATATTATATCTATTCTTGATGAATTTACTGGTAAGATATATCAAATACCTCCAGTTAAATCAGCAGTGAAAAGAGAGTTACGTGTACGTACAATTTATGAAGTAAAACTTTTAGAAATTAGGGATAATCAAGATGTACTATTTAGAATAACATGTCAGTCTGGTACATATATTCGTAAGTACTGTCATGATATTGGAGAAGCACTAGGTTGTGGAGCACACATGGCAGAATTAAGAAGAACTATGGCTGGAAGTTTTCTAGAAGATGATACTCTAACAACATTACAAGATGTTACAGATGCATACTATTTCTATAAGGAAGATGGTGATGAAACACTTCTTCGAAAGTTAATTCAGCCAATGGAACATACAACAAAGTATGTTAAAAAGATATATGTTAAAGATACAGCAGTAGATTCTATATGTCATGGTGCAAATCTTGCAAGTAGTGGTGTTGTAAAACTTGATAATCAAATTCATGAAAACAATACAGTAGCAGTAATGACACTTAAAGAAGAGTTACTTGCTATTGGTACTTGTATGTATTCTACAAATGATATTATAAATTCTGATACTAAAATTATAGTGGATATCCAAAAAGTATTTATACTACCAAACACATATCCTAAGATGTGGAAGTAA
- a CDS encoding 30S ribosomal protein S11 yields MAEKDKWGVAHVYSSFNNTIITVTDITGAETITQWSGGKVVRSDRQESSPFAAMEAANRVADDIKEKGIAGLHIKVRASGGNGPRTPGPGAQATIRALARAGIKIGKIEDVTPIPHDGTGRPGGKRGRRV; encoded by the coding sequence ATGGCAGAAAAAGATAAATGGGGTGTAGCTCACGTTTACTCATCTTTTAACAACACTATTATAACTGTTACTGATATAACTGGTGCTGAAACTATAACACAATGGTCTGGTGGTAAAGTAGTAAGATCTGACAGACAAGAATCATCACCATTTGCAGCAATGGAAGCAGCTAACAGAGTAGCTGATGATATAAAAGAAAAAGGAATCGCTGGACTCCATATTAAAGTACGAGCTTCTGGTGGAAATGGTCCAAGAACACCAGGACCTGGTGCTCAAGCAACAATAAGAGCATTAGCAAGAGCTGGTATAAAAATTGGTAAAATTGAAGATGTAACTCCTATACCTCATGATGGTACTGGTAGACCTGGTGGTAAAAGAGGTAGAAGAGTATAA